The DNA region CCCCGCGAGCGCCGCCGCGCCGGGCGTCACGGCCCCGGCGGCGGCCGTACGGGCGCCCGCACCGGCCACCGTGACCGTCACCGGCAGCGGCCGGGCCGCCGCAGCGCCCGATCTGGCCGTGCTCTCGGTCGGCGTCGAGGCCACCCGCAAGACCGCGAAGGAGGCCCTCGCCGCCCAGAACACGGCGGCGAAGGCGCTGGTCGACGCGCTGCACGCACAGGGCGTCGCCGACCGCGACATCCGCACCGAGAGCCTGTCCCTGTCGCCCGTCTACGCCCAGAGCACCGAGGGCGAGAGCAAGGTCACCGGCTACCAGGCCGGTCAGACCTTCGCCGTGAAGGTCCGCGACATCGACCGGGCAGGCCAGGTCATCGGCGCCGTCAACGACGCCACCGGCGACGCGGGCCGGATCAACGGAGTCGTCTTCGACGTGTCCGACCCCACCGCGCTGCGCGCCACCGCCCGCGAGGCCGCCCACCGCGACGCCCACGACAAGGCCGCCCAGCACGCCAGGCTCAGCGGCCACCGGCTCGGCCGGCTGGTCTCGCTCACCGAGGGCGAGAGCGTCCGCCCCGGCCCCGCCGCCGTGCCCAGCGCCGTGGCCGACGGCGGCGAGGCCGTGCCGCTCGCCCCCGGCGAGATCGAGGAGCACGTGACGGTGACGGCGGTGTACGAGCTGATCTAGGCCGGACCTGGACCCGGACCGGGACCCGGGCCGGACGGGCGGGGCGCGGGGCGGGCGCCGCACCCCCGGCGTACCCCCGCCACGGCACCCCCACGGCGCCGCCACCGGACAAAGACAAGATCGCCACGGCGCCGGACCCGGTGGGCCGCCCATAATGAAGGGACCACACCGACCTCAGGAGGCTCTGTGACCGGCACTGGCTCCGACCCCTCGCTGCGGGCACGGCTGCGCGCGCTGCGCCCCGCGGCCTTCGGCGCCGACCCGAGCGGAGAGCGGCTGGAGCGCATCCGCCGCTCCCCGAACTTCGCCGACGGGGTCTTCCGGAACCCGGAGCAGGCCCGGCACCGGCCGTCCGGCTCGACGATCGAGTTCGCCAAGGTCTACTTCGAGAAGGAGGCGCGGGCGCGCCGGGCCCCCACCGGCCACATCCCCGTGCACCCGACCACCGTCGCCGACCTGGCCAAGCCGCCGGCGAGCGGGCTCCGGCTCACCTGGATGGGCCACTCCAGCGTCCTCGCCGAGATCGACGGGCGCCGGGTGCTCTTCGACCCGGTCTGGGGCGAGCGCTGCTCGCCCTTCGCCTTCGTCGGACCCAAGCGGCTGCACCCGGTGCCCGCGCCGCTGGCCGCGCTCGGCCCGGTCGACGTCGTGGTGATCTCCCACGACCACTACGACCACCTCGACCTGCCGACGATCAAGGCCCTGGCGACCACCGACACTCTCTTCGCGGCGCCGCTCGGCGTCGGCGCCCACCTGGAGCACTGGGGCGTGCGCCCCTCCCGGCTGCGCGAGCTGGACTGGAACGAGTCGACCGAGGTCGGCGACCTGCGGCTGACCGCCACCCCGGCCCGCCACTTCTGCGGCCGCGGCCTGCGCAACCAGCAGCACACCCTGTGGGCCTCGTGGGTCGCCGAGGGCCCGGAGCACCGGATCTACCACAGCGGCGACACCGGCTACTTCTCCGGCTTCCAGGAGATCGGCGCCGCCCACGGGCCCTTCGACGCCACCATGATCCAGATCGGTGCCTACTCCGAGTACTGGCCCGACATCCACATGACCCCGGCCGAGGGCCTGCGGGCCCACCTCGACCTCCAGGGCGGCAGCCCGCACGGCGTGCTGCTGCCCATCCACTGGGGCACCTTCAACCTGGCCCCGCACCCGTGGGCCGAGCCGGGGGAGTGGACCAAGGACGCCGCCGATGAGGCGGGCCAGAGCGTCGCCCTGCCCCGCCCGGGCCAGCCCTTCGAGCCGTCCGGCAAGGTGCCCGCCGACCGCTGGTGGGGCGGCATCGCCCACCCGGTGCCCCGCCATTGGAGCCGCGGCTCCGCCCCGCAGACCCCGGCTGCCGAGGGCCGCAGCGGAGAACTGGACCTCGCGGCCGAGCGCTGACTCGGCCGCGCCCGTGGGGCGGGACGCGAAGATCGCGTAGAAAGCGAAGGATGCGATAGCGAATACGGACCGGGCCCGTCCGGCCCGGTCCGTGCCCGGCGGCGGCGAGAACCGGCCGGTAGGGGTGCGCTCCGAGGTGGTCACGCAGAGGGGTCGCGCGCTCACGTGGCGGATTCCGGTCCGGTGGATGGTACGGGGAGGGCGTGGTCCCTCGGGCCTCTCCGGGCCTTCGGGGCGGGCCCAGCGGTGGCCCCGCCTGACCCCGGGTCTGCTTCCGGTCCGGTTCCGGTCCGTTTTCACGGAGCCTCGAACGGCGAGTTTCGGCCAATCATTCCCGGCCGATGGTGCGGGGGCGATACCAGAGCGGGGCGGTCTACGGGTAAGTTTGCCAACTGCGCACCGCACGTGAACGGTTGACGACTATCGTGGCAGCTTGGTGATCATCGGTAGGCTCAACTCACTCACGTCACACCTCCCCCCGTAGTGCACCCCCGTCGTACGCCGATTCCTGGGCACGTACCAAGGACACTCATGTCTCAACTTCGCGCACCCGCCGCGCGTTCCGAACGCCGCGAGGGCGGGCGGCACGGCCGGTCAGGCGCCCGCACGCCCGCCGGGCCGACCGGCGCCGGCACCGATCCGACCCCGGCGCCGTCCCCCGCGCCGCTCCCGACCGAGGCACGCATACGCTCCCAACTCCTGCGTACGTCCGTGCTTCCGGCGGTTGCCGTCGCCCTCGGCGGCGCCGCGGCCGAGCTGTTCACCATCCGCACCACCGGCGCCGAGGCCGGCCCCGGCCTGTGGGCCGCGCTCACCGGAGCCGCGGCCATCACCGTCGCCTCCGTGAGCGCCGCCGCCATCGGCGCCGACCGGGCCGCCAAGTCGATCCTCGACCGGGCCGGCACCCTGCGCCAGACCGCCCTCCGCGGCCAGGGCGAACTCCGCACGGTCGTCGAACAGTTGCGCAGGGGCGAGACCCCCGCGGCGCGGCCCGCGCTCCCCGCCGGCACCCCCTCCGGCGACGAGTTCGACCGCCTCTCCGACGAACTGACGCGCTCTCACGAAGCCGCCGTGGCCGCCGTGGTGCAGGCCTCGCAGCTCTCCAGCAGCGTCGGCAACGAGCAGAAGGTCGAGGTCTTCGTGAACCTCGCCCGACGCCTCCAGTCCCTCGTCCACCGCGAGATCCAGCTGCTCGACGAGCTGGAGAACGAGGTCGAGGACCCCGAGCTGCTCAAGGGCCTCTTCCACGTCGACCACCTCGCCACCCGCATCCGCCGCCACGCCGAGAACCTCGCCGTCCTCGGCGGCGCCATCGCCCGCCGCCAGTGGTCGAACCCGGTCACCATGACCGAGGTGCTGCGCTCCTCCATCGCCGAGGTCGAGCAGTACCCCCGGGTGAAGCTGGTCCCGCCGATCGACGGCACCCTGCGCGGCCACGCCGTGGCCGACGTCATCCACCTGCTCGCCGAACTGGTCGAGAACGCCACGCTGTTCTCCGCACCGCACACCACCGTGCTGATGCGCGCCCAGTACGTCACCGCCGGCCTCGCCATCGAGGTCGAGGACCGCGGCCTCGGCATGCCCGTGGCCGAGCAGAACAAGATGAACGCGCTGCTCTCCGACCCCGACCAGGTCAACGTGGCGCATCTGCTCCAGGACGGGCGCATCGGACTCTTCGTGGTCTCCGCGCTCGCCCGGCGGCACGGCATCGCCGTGCGGCTGCAGTCCAACATCTACGGCGGCGTCCAGGCCGTGCTCGTCCTGCCCCAGGGCCTGCTCGGCGCCGACCCCGAGGGCCTGGCCCGCGGCGAGGCCGCCCAGGCCCAGGTCGCGCAGGCGCAGGCCGCTCAGGTCCAGGCCGCGCAGTCCGCCCAGGCCCCGATCCCGGCCCCGCAGCACCAGAGCCGGCCGCAGCCGCAGGCTCAGCCCCACGCCCAGCCCCAGCCTCCGGTCCAGCCCCGGCCCCACGTCCCGGCGGCCCCCGCTCCGGTCCACGCCGGCGCCGGCGCCCCCGGGGACCACCCGACGGCCCCGCTGGTCATGGACCGCGGCGCCCTCACCACCCCTGCCCCGACCCCGGCGCCGCAGTCCCCCGCGGCGCCCGCGCCCGTCCCCGTAACGGCGCACGCGCAGTCTCACCTCCCGGCTCCGCATCCCGCCCCGGCCGTCCCGGCCACCCACGCCGCCCCCGCCCCCATGGCGGCCGGCCCCGCTCACCCCGCTCCGGCGGCCGTGGTCCCCCCGGCCCCGCGCTCCGGAGCGACGGGCAGGCCCGACCTTCCCAAGCGGCGCGCCCAGGAACACCTCGTACCGCAGCTGCGCGAGGAGCCCACGGCCCGCCCCAACGAGGAGCCCGCCCTGCACGACCCGGGTCTGATGGCCGCCTTCCAGCGCGGCATCGGACTCGCCGAATCCCAGCCCGCCCCCCGTGAATCGCTGCGTCCCCCCGGCGACGCGCACAAGGAGTAGATGTACATGGCGAGCAATGTGCCGCACGGCCATTCCTCGGATCTCGACTGGCTGCTGAGCGGCCTGGTCCAGCGGGTCCCCTACACCCGCAACGCCGTACTGCTCTCCTCCGACGGCCTCGTGAAGTCCGTGCACGGCCTCGACCCCGACGCGGCCGACCACATGGCCGCGCTGGCCTCCGGCCTCTACTCGCTCGGCCGCAGCGCCGGCGCCCGGTTCGGCGACGGCGGCGAGGTCCGCCAGGTCGTCGTCGAGCTGGATTCCACCCTGCTCTTCGTCTCCACCGCCGGCTCCGGCACCTGTCTCGCGGTGCTCGCCGGCCGCGAGGCCGACGCCGCCGTCCTCGGTTACGAGATGGCGATGCTCGTCAAGAGCGTGCGGCCGTATCTGGTCACCCCGGCCAGACAGGCCGCCGGCACGGCGGGCAGTGCGGTCCAGTGACCATCGGGTCCCACCAGGAAGGGCCCTGGCTCGACGACGCGGCCGGCCGGCTGATACGTCCGTACACCGTCAGCGGCGGCCGGACCCAGCCGACCGCCGCGCTCGACCTGCTCTCGATGGTGATGGCGACCGGCGCCCTGCCGCAGACCCACATGGGTCCCGAGCACAGCCTGGCCCTCGGGCTGTGCGAGGGGCCCACCTCGGTGGCGGAGATCGCGGCGCACTTACGGCTCCCGGCCGTCGTGACCAAGGTCCTCCTCTCCGATCTCGTGGACTGCGGGGCGCTCACCGCCCGCGCGCCCCGCTTCCACGCCAATCCAACCGACCGTTCCTTGCTGGAGGCAGTGCTCGATGGCCTACGACAACGGCTCTGAGCGCCACGACCGAGGCCACGACCGAGGCCAAGACCGAGGTCACGAAGGCTTCGCGAGCGACCCCTTCCCCACCGCCCTGAAGATCCTGGTGGCGGGCGGTTTCGGGGTCGGCAAGACCACCTTCGTGGGCGCGGTCAGCGAGATCGAACCGCTCAGCACGGAGGAGCTGCTCACCTCGGTCAGCGCGGCCACCGACAGCCTGGAGGGCGTGGAGTCCAAGACGACCACCACGGTCGCCATGGACTTCGGCCGGATCACCCTCGACGGGCGCAACGTGCTCTACCTGTTCGGCACGCCCGGCCAGGAGCGCTTCTGGTTCATGTGGGACGAGCTCTCCGAGGGCGCCCTCGGCGCGGTCATCCTGGCCGACACCCGCCGGCTCGAGGACTGCTTCTCGGCCGTCGACTTCTTCGAGCGGCGCGGCATCGGATTCGTCGTCGCGGTCAACGAGTTCGACGGCTCCTACCGCTACGAGCCCGACGAGGTGCGGGCGGCCCTCGACCTCAAGCCCGAGGTGCCGGTCGTGCTCTGCGACGCCCGGATCTCCAGCTCCGCCATCCGCACCCTGCTGACCCTCGTCCAGCATCTGCTCACCAACATCCCGGCCGCCGCGCCGACCTACGGAGCCACGACATGACCTACGACCCGACCGGTCATCTGCTGCTCACCCCGATCGACCAGGAGGCCCCCGCCCGGGTGCGCCGCCTGCGCGAGCTGGGGCTCGGCGAGCAGCCCGACCCGGCCTTCGACGAATTCGCCCACCGGCTCGCGGAGGTGACCGGCGCCCCGTACTCGATGGTCAACTTCATCGACGAGAACCGGCAGTTCTTCGCGGGCCTGCACACCCCGGCCGGCACCCACTCGGGCAGCGACCTGGGCGCGACCGCCGCGGGCGGTGGCGGCGTCGGCCGCTTCATGGCCCGCGACCACGGCTACTGCCCGCACGTGGTGGTGCGCCGCAAGGCCCTCGTCCTCGAAGACGTCTGCGACTACCCGCGGTTCGCGGGCAACCCGGTCGTGGACGAGATCGGCATCCGCTCGTACATGGGCGCGCCGCTGATCGACCGCAGCGGCGTCGCGCTCGGCACCATCTGCGTCGTGGACACGGACGTCCGGCCGTGGGGCCGGGCCGGCCTGGAGACGATCAAGGCGATGGCGGCGGAGCTGGTGGAGCAGATCCACCGGCGTGAGGACGGCCTGCTCTGACGGGCGGCTCTGACGGCCTGTTCTGACGGCCTGTTCTGACGGCCTGTTCTGACGGGCGGCTCCTTCAGGCCCGCGCGCGGGGGTGCCCCGAGGTCCGGCTGCTTCGCCGTCCCCCGGGGCACTGCTCGTTCGACGGGCTTTCCCCAAGGCCGTGGTTCAGGCGCGGCTCAGGCGTGCGCCGGCTCCATGGGCTGCATGCGGACCACCTCGGAGAGCCGCTCCGACCAACTGCCCTTGTCCTGGCCGAGGGCGACCTCGGCCAGCCGGAGGAGCTGGATGTCGGAGGTGCCCGCGGGCGCGAAGATGTGGTGCGCGTCGCGGAGGTAGCGCTCGATCGGCCGGTCGGTGTAGAGGCCGGCGGCCGCGTGGACCTCCATGGCGGTGCGCCCGGAGTCGATCGCCGACTCGACGTTGACCAGCTTGGCGTTCATCAGCTCGGTGTCGCAGGACATGCCCTGGTCGAGCAGGTGCACCGCGTGGTACGCGGCGAGCCGGGCGGTCATGAGCCGCGACTGCATCTGGCCCAGCTTCAGCTTCACCGTGGGGAGTTCGGCGAGCGGCTTGCCGTAGCGGATGCGCTCGGTGGCGAAGCGGGTGGTCTCCTCCAGGATCGCCTGGTGGATGCCGAGCGAGACGGCGGTGAGGTTGGCGCGGCCGTAGAGCACGCTGGAGGAGTACGCGACGGAGAGGCCGTCGCCCTCGTCGCCGAGCCGGTTCGCGGCCGGCACCCGGCAGTTCTCGAAGATGAGCTCGCCGAAGCTGAAGCCGTGCAGACCCATGGCGGGCTGCTGCGGGCCGGTGCGGAAGCCGGGGCGGTCGGACTCCACCAGGAAGGCGGTGAGCCCCTTGGAGCCGGGGCCGGTCCGGACGACCACGCCGTGCAGGTCGCCGACGTGGCTGTTGCCGACATAGACCTTGCGGCCGTTGAGGATGTAGTCGTCCCCGTCACGGACCGCGTTCGCCTCCATGCCGAGGACATGGCCGCCGGACTCGTACTCGGTGACCGCGATGGTCGGCAGGCAGTCGCCGGCCGCGATGGCCGGAAGCCAGGTCTTGCGCTGTTCGTCGCTGCCGAAGTGCACGATCTTGGCGGTGCCCAGCTGCGAGGCCTGGACCATGGCACCCATCGCGCCGCTGACCCGGGCGAGCTCCTCGATGATGATCGTCTTGGCCAGATGGCCGGCGTTCATGCCGCCGTACTCATGGCCGATAGTCGCGCCCAGCCAGCCCTGTTCGGCGATCATCCTGGACAGCTCGTGGTGCACCGTGCGGGACGCCTCCATCTCCGGTATCCGTGGCCGGACCTCACGCTCTGCGAAGTCCCGCACCGTCTCCCGGAGCTGATGATGCAGTCGGCTGCTGAAGTAGCCGTCCATACGAGTCCCTCCCTGCGAATCGCCTGCTCGTCGAGTGGTCCGAACAGGTGGAACATCGGCAGTGATCCCGTCCCGAACAGGCCGACCACTTCATGGTGTTGATCTTTACGGGGTGGATCAATATCGACACCAAGTTTGTCCGAAACCGGAACGGTTGACGTTTGTTTCTGACTGTGTTTCGTGTGGCCTTGGCCTGCTCGGTCCGATCAGGGCGGTATTCGCCAAGGTCGACTTTCTGCCACATGCCAACGGCATGCGTTTCAGGGGCATATGCGGGTGACTCGGAACCGATCATTCCTTAGCACGCTTGATCACCCGAGAGGCGGCATTCCGGACCCGTCCGGTCCGGTCGGCGGCGCCGGGGCCGTCGTGCCCGCGGCGCGCCGAACCGTCCCGAGGGGCCTCCCGGGGAGCGCGCGGGGGCGTCGCGCGGTGCGAGGGGACGTGACGGAGAGTGGCCGGATTTCGTCACGGAACGTGCGCGGGCGTATGTGCCGGGTGCCGGACGGGGCTCAGCGCAGGAAGGCGCCGATCCGGGCCCGCAGGCCCGCCGGGTCCAGGCCCTGCCCGGCCAGGTGCTCGTCCACCGTCCCGTAACGCCGCAGCTCGCGCCGCCCGATGCCGAGCCCGAGCACCCGGTGCGGCACCTCGGCGAGCGCGTCGTTCGCGGCGCCCGTCGACGTCCCCGCGAGATACGGCTCCACGAGCACCACGTCAGGCCGCGCCCCGGCGACCGCCCGGCGCAGCGCGGCGCCGTCGAAGGGCCGCACGGTCGTCGCGTACAGCACCGTCACATCCAGCCCCTCGGTCGCGGCGAGCACCGCGTCCAGCATCGGCCCCACCGCCACGACCACCCCACGGGAGCCCTCGCGCAGCACGCCGAAGCCGCCGCCCCCGGCGAGCGGGTGTGCCGAGGCGTTCGCGTGCACCGACAGACGTACGTACACGGACTCGTCGCTCGCGGCCGCCCGCCGCAGCAGCGTCTCCGCCTCGTCCGGGTGCCCCGGCACCTGCACGCTCCAGCCGTCCAGGGTGTCCATCAGCGCCACGTCACCCGGCGACATATGGGTGAAGCCGCCGGCCGGCCAGTCGTACGAGCCGCCGGCGCTGACCAGCACCCCGTGCGTGCCCTGGTGCCCGAAGTCCAGCTTCAGCTGCTCGAAGGGCCGCTCCACCAGGAACGACGCGAAGGTGTGCATGATCGGCCGCAGCCCGGTCAGGGCGATCCCGCCGCCGACGCCGATCAGCAGCTGCTCCCGGATCCCGACGTTGATCGCGCGCTCGGGGTGCCGCGCCAGGGCCGGCCCGAAGCCGTCCCTGCTGATCTCGGCGAGGACGAGGGCGAGCCGGGGATCCTCGTCGAGCAGGCGGGTGGTGGTGGCGATGAAGCGGTCGCGCATGGTGTCCATGACGGTTTTCTCCTGGTGTGGCCCGGTCCGGCCGGGGCTGGTGGTGGGGGAGGTCAGTGCTTGGGCTCGACACGGGCGACGACCGCGCGCGGCCGCCCGGGGTGCGGGGCGGTGAAGGCGGCGTGCAGCGCCTCGTGGTCCCGCCCGTCGACGGTCTCGGCGGACCAGCCGGCCGCCGCGAACCGCGAGGCGATCCCGCCGGGCCAGCCGTAGGTGGCGGAACCGTTGTCGATCACCAGAGTGTGCAGCTGCTCCAGACCGGCGGGTCCGGCATACGCGAGCGCCTCGTGGTTGCTCCCCTCGTCCAGCTCGGCGTCCCCGATCAGCACCCACACCTTCGGCTCGGCAAGACCCTGCGCCCGCAGCCCGAGCACGGTCCCCACGGCCAGCGGCAGTCCGTGCCCCAGCGAGCCGCTGCCGATCTCCACCCCCGGCACCAGGGTCCGGTCCGGGTGGTGCCCGAGGATCGACGTGTACCCGCCGAACCCGCTCAGGGCGTCCTCGTCGACGAACCCCTTGTCGGCGAGGACCGCGTAGTACGCCATGGGCCCGTGCCCCTTCGACAGCAGGAACCGGTCGCGGCCCGGGTCCCCGGCCGTCTCCGGCGTCACCCGCAGCACCCGGTCGTACAGCACCCACAGCGCGTCGAGCGTCGAGGTGGCGGCCGTCGAGTGCTTCTCGTCCCCGGTCATCAGCCCCATGAGCCGCTGCAACCGGTCCCTCGTCGCGGCCGTGGCCGCCGGATCCGTGATGCCCGTCGCATACGTCGTGTTCGTCATGCACCACACCGTGCTACCTCAAGTCCACTTGAGGTCAACCCGCGCCTCCACCCTCGCCCCGGCCCGTAAACCGGCCCGTAAACCGGTTCGTGAGCACGTGCGGAAGTGCGGTATTGTTCTCATGCGCGCTCGGCCGGGGAAACCCCAGGTCAGACGGGCAACGGGACGTGGCGCAGCTTGGTAGCGCACTTGACTGGGGGTCAAGGGGTCGCAGGTTCAAATCCTGTCGTCCCGACTGTGCGGAAACGCAGGTCGGAGGCCGTTCTCTCATCCATGAGAGAGCGGCCTTTCGTGCGTTCGGGGGCGTGGTGGTCGCAGTGTGGTCGCACGCCTGAGCCGGGGCTGGTTCGCCAGGCGGCTGGAGGCGGACGGTGCGGGGGAGCGGAGCCGGCCGAGGGCTTCGCGGAGACGGTGGAGGTGGTCGCGCGGTGGTCGCAGCCACGCGGGCCGGTCCGTACGGACAGCCGTCTGTTGGGCTCCGCTGAGGACGTGGTCGATGGTGTCGACGGCCTGGTGCGCGGCTTGTTGGGTGAGGTGGCTGTAGAGGTTCGCGGTGGTCGAGAGGGTGGAGTGCCGCAGCGTCTTGGAGACCACGGTGAGCGGGACGCCGGCGGTAATGGTGATGGTGGCGGCGAGATGGCGTAGGTCGTGGACGGTGACCCTAGGGACGCCGGCTTCCTCGGACAGTCGGTGGAGCCGGTCGAGCACCAGATGCGGCCCGAGGGGGCGGCCGTCGGGTCGGCAGAAGACCAGCCCCGCGAACGGGTCGTTGGGGTCGCCGCGGGTCCGGGGTGCTGAGCGTGCCCGGCGGCGGAGGGCGGTGGCGACGCGGGGTGAGATGGCGACCCAGCCTCTGCTCGACCGGGTCTTCGGTGTCGTGAGGACCAGGCGGTTGTTGTCGATGGCGGAGAGCGTGCAGCGCACGTAGAGCACGCCCTCGTTGAGGTGGACGTCGTCCCAATGCAGGCCGAGGGCCTCGCCCTTGCGCATGCCGGTGCCGATGAGGACCTCGAACAGGTCGGCCATCTTCGGGTCGGCCCGGTGGCAGTGGGTGAGGAAGCGGGCCGCCTCCTCTGCCGTCCAGATCCGTCGCTCCGGCGAGGGCGGTCGGCGCAGGACCGGGGGAGAGGCCGGGTTGTGGGGGAGGCGGTGCTGGCGGACGGCGTCGCCGAGCGCGCTGGAGAGGGTGGCCAGACACCGGTAGAGGGTGGTCCGGCCGCGGCCCGAGGCGAGTTGGGTGGTGGCGAAGGCGGAGATGTGCCGGTGGGCGAGCTGGTCGATCTTCAGGGTGCCGAACGCCGGGACGAGGTCGTTGCGCACATAGTCGCGGTATCGGGCCATCGTGGTCGGCTTCAGCACCAGCGCCTTCGCCGCAAGCCATCCGTTCAGGTAGGCGGCGACGGTCTGGTTCGGGTCCGCGTCGAACCCGCCGGCCTCACCCTCGAGAAACCGCCGCAAGGCCTCTTCGGCCGCATCCTGACCGGCGAAGCCACCCCGGCGCACCGTCGACCGACGGTGGCCCGGGGCGGGGACATCGACGGCGAAACCCCAGGTCCCGTGGGTGCTGTCGGTAAGCAGATGAGGACAGCGGGCACCGATCTGGTGACGCTGGGTGTCCCTGCAACCACAGCGGCGGTAGACACGGCCTCGGCCGGTGCTGGTACGCATGGCGATCGCCTCCACGAGGCGGGGAAGGTCCGACACCCTCATCCTGCGACCACACGCGACCACCACGCCCGTCGGAGAGGCCGTGACCAGCAGGTTTCCCTTGTCTGCGTGCCAAGGGACCCGTAGCGCCCAGCAGATTCTTGGTGTGCTGGTGATACACGCCTCGTATGGCCGCTGACCAGCGGAAACGGCCACGATTCGGCCAAGCTGCAGGCGGCTGGTCCGCGTATGGCCCGGATCTTGGTCGGCACGGAGTGGACCCCTGACCGACGGCCCGGAGGGGGTGAGCCGGCACACAAACGAGGGGCGTGCCGACAGATCTCCACGGAGCGTGCCTCGGTCCAACGTTGAGGATGATGCCCTGGTGGCCTTCGCGCGCGAACGATCAGGCCTCCGTGACCACGCCGCCACGTGTCTCTAGAGTGTGGCCGCCGCTGCGAAGCACCCGAAGTCTGGCGCACGCCGGCAGCGGCGGCCAGAAATGGCCGCGCCCTGCACGGGGGTTGCACGCTCCGAGTGGATGCCGAAGCCCTGGTCGACGAGGGCGCGGCGGACGGCCCTCCACTGTCTCGTCGAAGGTTTCGGTGACCTTGATGGTGCGGTCGTAGGGCGTGGTCCTCGCCTCACGGTTCGGAAGGTGACCGCCCTCGGCATGCGGTCGACCCGGTCGTCGTGCTGCTGACGCTCGGCGCAGCGTGGGCCGAGGACAGCATGATGTCCTGACGCATCCGTCCGGGGGCGGACGAGAGGCGTTGAGG from Streptomyces fradiae includes:
- a CDS encoding tyrosine-type recombinase/integrase; the protein is MRRFLEGEAGGFDADPNQTVAAYLNGWLAAKALVLKPTTMARYRDYVRNDLVPAFGTLKIDQLAHRHISAFATTQLASGRGRTTLYRCLATLSSALGDAVRQHRLPHNPASPPVLRRPPSPERRIWTAEEAARFLTHCHRADPKMADLFEVLIGTGMRKGEALGLHWDDVHLNEGVLYVRCTLSAIDNNRLVLTTPKTRSSRGWVAISPRVATALRRRARSAPRTRGDPNDPFAGLVFCRPDGRPLGPHLVLDRLHRLSEEAGVPRVTVHDLRHLAATITITAGVPLTVVSKTLRHSTLSTTANLYSHLTQQAAHQAVDTIDHVLSGAQQTAVRTDRPAWLRPPRDHLHRLREALGRLRSPAPSASSRLANQPRLRRATTLRPPRPRTHERPLSHG